Below is a window of Planctomycetia bacterium DNA.
CGATTCAGATGAATGCGATCGGCCCGATGCGGAAACAGATTGATTGCCGGAGTGCAGAACAGGCCGAAGTTGGACGGATCGACGACGTTCTCCAACATCGGCTCGGCCCGGTTGAAGAGCACCACGATTTCCAACATCGACTCTTTGCACTTGCGCACGGCCGGCGCCAGGCCGGTGAGCTCGAAGAACATGAACCGCTGGAAGAACGCGAAGTATTCCTGCAGCAGGCGATAGCCCTGAAACGATTCGGCCGTAACCGGGAGGAGCGCTTGCGCGTCGTCGAAGCCGAGCCGGCGGATCGACGACTTATCGAGGATCTCATGCCAGGCATTGCCGACCGGCCGGACGAGCACGGCGTCGCAAGCGGCGAAGATCTGTTCATAGAGCCGCATGGCCCGTTGCTCGCCGCCGCGCACGAAGATCGGCAGCCGATCTAAGGCGAGCTTATCGAACGTCAGGCCGGCGGTCGTGCGGAGGCGAAGGCGAACCCCGGCCTTCGCCTTTTGCAGCTTGCTCGGCAGCGAGATGTTGGAAACGTCGCGGCTGAAGTAGTCGGCCTGCGTGAGCTCGATGGGCCACAAGGTCGTGTCGTGCGCGGTGCGGTATTCGCAGGCCGTTTGATCTCCCTTGCCGAGCACGCTGCGTAGCGCGGTCGCGCGCGGCACGACATACCCTTCCGCCAACGCCCCTTCCGTCAGATCCGGCCGCATCTCGACGACCGTCATCGACGGCGTCGGGCAGAGGTAATGCGGATACGTCATCTCCAGCAAGTGCTGCGTGAAGCGCGGGAACTCGCCGTCGAGCTTGAGCTGCACGCGGGCCGAAAGGAACGCGAAGCCTTCGAGCAAGCGCTCGACGTAGGGATCGGCACACTCAAACGCTTCGAGCCCGAGCCGGCCGGCGATCTTCGGGAACTCGCGCGCAAACTCGCTTCCCATCTCACGGATGTATTGGAGTTCGCTGTTGTAGAATTTGAGAAACTGCGGATCCATCGGCTCATCGCAACCTCGCGCGCTCGGCGCGACCGTTACTTCTGCTCCTTCACGGTGACGGTGCCGGTATCCAGATCGACTTCGGTGCGCAAATACAATCGCAAGGGAATCGGCTGCGCCCAAAGCTCCCCTTCGATTTCGATCGCGAGCGACTTCTTGCTCATTTCCGAATCGCTTTTCGCGGCCCGCACGACGACCGAATCGTGCAAGATGCGCGGCTCGAAATCGTAGACCGCTTGCCTCACGCGCTTCTCGAGCTTCGCGAGGTTCGTGCCCGAGAGGGTCGTGCCGGAAAGGGCCGGCACGCCGAAGTTGACGACCGAGCGCTTGACGTGCGGATACGCATCGAGGTCTTCGAGGTTTTCCAAACTCTCGCAATTGAGCAACCACGCGAGATCGCGCAGCACCAACTCGCGCAGCTTCTGCATGGCGAACACGCGCTGCTCCCGCGACTCGACGCGCGACGTCGGATCGTCGTCGATCAGGCGATCGAGCAACGAGGGTTGCAGACGTTCTTTTTGCGTGAGTTCGGCCATGAGATGCGATCCGTCATGCTCTCGGTCGCCCGCCTGCGCTAGGAGGTCTTGGCGGGAGCGTCGAAGAGAATTTGTTCGACATCGAACAAGGAGTATTCGTTTTCGTCGGTCGAGAGAAGTCGTTGTCCGAGCCCGTAGAAGATTTCCGGGGCTTGTTCTTGCCATTCGGTTTTACGCGCGAGGCGAATCAGATCGTCGGCCGCGGATTCCGAGCCCGGATAACGGGCCGGGACGAAGCCGACCGCTTCGCCGCCGTTCGTCCATTGGAAATGCGCCGGCAACCAAACGACGTCGCGCAGATCGGTCGGCTTTTCGAAATCGACCCGCATCAGCCGCAGCATCGGGATCCAATAATACTTCCCGTTCACGACCGCTTCGAGAATCGGCCCGAGCCGCGAATCGGCATCGGCGATCCACTCGAACGGCACCTTCGGGTTCACGTCGGAATCCTTCGCCGTGGTCTTTTCGTCCGTCGGCTTGCGAACCTTGAGCTTGCCGGGCGAGGCGGGGACGTCTTCGAGCGCTTGGTTGCGAAGCTGCTGAGCTTCGGCATGCTTGCCGGCTCCGGCCAGCCGCGCCGCTTCCATGACGAGCGCCATCCACGGCTCCGGCTCGCCGAAGAACAGCGGCGAGCGCTCGCCGGCGAACACCTGCTTGCGCAGCGCTTCGCATTGAATCAACTCTTGATAGGTCTGCCCGAGCGAGAGACACTCCGGGTCCATATCGCGCGCGACGTTGAGCTGCGTCAGCGCGCGGTCCCAATCTCCCATCACGGCGGCCAGCTGGAACATGTAGACGCGATGCTTCGCTTGGGCCGGTTCTTTACGAACTTCGGCCTTGAGCGCTTCGAGGGCGCGAGCGAGATCGGCGTTGCGAAGCGCTTCCTGCGACGACATACGGCGAGTCCTTCCCGATGGTTGCGAAGCCGAAGCCGGCTACGGCGAAGCGAGATCGAATCCAATCAGTCGAGCGGGCCGTTACTTCCAGCCGCTCGGCGTCCAGTCTTTGCTTTCTTGCTGGTCCCAACCGCGCGGACCGTACGTCTGATACGTCTTGCCGTCGGTCGAGGAATCGTAGGCCATCGCGATCTGGTTGTACCAGAAACTCAGCGACTCCGAGGCCCGATCGGACGCGCTGCCGTCGATGCTCCACGACTTCAACAGGGCCTTGCCGAAGCGAATCTTGAGATACGCCTTGATCGTTCCTTTGGAATCCTGATCGCCGTAGGCCCGGGGCTCGACGAACGCGATGTCGACGACGAACGGCGTGTTCGCCTCGCCGCTGGCGCGCTGCTTGATGGCCGTATACATTAGATCGACGGTCGAGATGTCGGCCGTCTTGGTGCAAGTGAACTCTTGCGTGTCCCCTTTGCCGGTCTCGATGTCGTTGCCGCCGCCCCGCTTGGCTTGCTCGATCTTCCGCTCGGTGCCGAAACTGAAGTTTTCGAGCGTGATCCAATTCT
It encodes the following:
- the tssF gene encoding type VI secretion system baseplate subunit TssF: MDPQFLKFYNSELQYIREMGSEFAREFPKIAGRLGLEAFECADPYVERLLEGFAFLSARVQLKLDGEFPRFTQHLLEMTYPHYLCPTPSMTVVEMRPDLTEGALAEGYVVPRATALRSVLGKGDQTACEYRTAHDTTLWPIELTQADYFSRDVSNISLPSKLQKAKAGVRLRLRTTAGLTFDKLALDRLPIFVRGGEQRAMRLYEQIFAACDAVLVRPVGNAWHEILDKSSIRRLGFDDAQALLPVTAESFQGYRLLQEYFAFFQRFMFFELTGLAPAVRKCKESMLEIVVLFNRAEPMLENVVDPSNFGLFCTPAINLFPHRADRIHLNRQDHEYQVVPDRTRPMDLEVFRVTKATGYSEDDPKPMAFRSFYSMSDVATEPAESQTAYYAQRRVPRPLSSKQKRAGPRTSYIGSELYLSLVDGRQAPHGHGLNQLDLMLLCTNRDLPLMMSVGKGATDFTLEIGAPVKSIRCVAGPTEPIPAHDFVSGAHIWRLINHLSLNYLSLVGNEGQGGATALRELLKLYADIYEADQLKQVEGLQKVESKPVTRRLPMPGPMTFGRGLEITLTCDESNYAGAGVFLLGGVLAEFFTKYVSINSFTETILRTTERGEIMRWPASIGRKHLI
- the tssE gene encoding type VI secretion system baseplate subunit TssE produces the protein MAELTQKERLQPSLLDRLIDDDPTSRVESREQRVFAMQKLRELVLRDLAWLLNCESLENLEDLDAYPHVKRSVVNFGVPALSGTTLSGTNLAKLEKRVRQAVYDFEPRILHDSVVVRAAKSDSEMSKKSLAIEIEGELWAQPIPLRLYLRTEVDLDTGTVTVKEQK
- a CDS encoding virulence protein SciE type translates to MSSQEALRNADLARALEALKAEVRKEPAQAKHRVYMFQLAAVMGDWDRALTQLNVARDMDPECLSLGQTYQELIQCEALRKQVFAGERSPLFFGEPEPWMALVMEAARLAGAGKHAEAQQLRNQALEDVPASPGKLKVRKPTDEKTTAKDSDVNPKVPFEWIADADSRLGPILEAVVNGKYYWIPMLRLMRVDFEKPTDLRDVVWLPAHFQWTNGGEAVGFVPARYPGSESAADDLIRLARKTEWQEQAPEIFYGLGQRLLSTDENEYSLFDVEQILFDAPAKTS
- a CDS encoding type VI secretion system tube protein Hcp, with product MILMKINEIKGDCKFPGYENWITLENFSFGTERKIEQAKRGGGNDIETGKGDTQEFTCTKTADISTVDLMYTAIKQRASGEANTPFVVDIAFVEPRAYGDQDSKGTIKAYLKIRFGKALLKSWSIDGSASDRASESLSFWYNQIAMAYDSSTDGKTYQTYGPRGWDQQESKDWTPSGWK